In Phragmites australis chromosome 17, lpPhrAust1.1, whole genome shotgun sequence, the following are encoded in one genomic region:
- the LOC133897925 gene encoding uncharacterized protein LOC133897925 isoform X1, with translation MERESRSGVLSETASCAGTPRLAHSSCSLQHRYSSRSILKTHEGALDMSPRFSYCKPTTHRDKLLHRRHSLNLPEQLLGHYSRKTAERTQKATSKSVADLVGEIAALEQEVIRKELHLLSLYRRTFDQYLSESRSFTSEQVDQETLKNIDEGALRLRDIKHSAAINLPTVSNSEVSKSGSKHSSLVNFLSASISDYVPKISCKLSEDILSCIASVYCKLGSMPSQDADCMTSPSPSVSSSSTFSPMCRNDSWSPRYNFDSPRQYGFQKERNEQNIGMIIVPRIRIDADKFDFASKMLQTIRSLIQRLEKIDPMKMTHEEQLCFWINIHNALLMHAFLAYGLHDKHMKSTDMILKATYNVGGQSVNAQTIQNSILGCQSHRPSLWVRALFTPTKRSMAGTTKHPYALHRPEPIAHFALSTGAFSDPPVRLYTAKKIHQQLEVARTQFIQANVMVRKQVLLLPKVLHYYAKDATLELRHLMELVCESMPEAQRCLRVRRIDKCVEWMPYKSSFRYVVHRDLAE, from the exons CATTCTGAAGACACATGAAGGTGCACTGGACATGTCACCGCGATTCTCCTATTGCAAGCCT ACCACCCATAGAGAtaagttactccacagaaggcaCTCACTTAACTTGCCAGAGCAATTGCTGGGCCATTACTCCAGAAAAACAGCAGAAAGAACCCAAAAGGCTACCTCAAAG TCTGTTGCAGATTTAGTTGGGGAGATTGCAGCTCTCGAGCAGGAAGTCATACGCAAGGAACTGCATCTGCTTTCTCTCTATAGAAGAACATTTGATCAATATCTATCTGAATCCCGCAGTTTCACAAGTGAG CAGGTGGATCAAGAAACACTGAAAAACATCGACGAGGGTGCGCTTCGATTGAGGGATATCAAGCATTCCGCAGCCATCAATTTGCCAACCGTCTCAAATTCT GAGGTATCAAAATCAGGTTCAAAGCATTCCAGCCTTGTGAACTTCTTGAGTGCTTCTATTTCTGACTATGTACCTAAGATCTCATGCAAATTATCAGAGGACATTTTAAGCTGCATTGCCTCTGTCTACTGCAAACTTGGAAGCATGCCATCACAAGATGCAGACTGTATGACTTCACCGAGTCCTTCGGTTTCATCTTCAAGTACTTTTTCTCCGATGTGCCGTAATGATAGCTGGAGCCCTCGGTACAACTTTGATAGCCCTCGCCAATATGGATTCcagaaagagaggaatgaacAGAACATAGGCATGATTATTGTTCCGAGGATACGTATAGATGCTGACAAGTTTGATTTTGCCTCAAAAATGCTTCAGACTATCAG GTCCCTGATACAACGCCTCGAAAAAATTGACCCAATGAAGATGACACATGAGGAGCAGCTCTGCTTTTGGATCAACATCCACAATGCTTTACTGATGCAT GCTTTTCTGGCCTATGGTCTACATGATAAACACATGAAGAGCACAGATATGATTTTGAAG GCTACATATAATGTGGGTGGCCAATCAGTAAATGCTCAAACTATTCAGAACTCAATTCTTGGATGCCAATCCCATCGTCCATCATTG TGGGTTCGTGCGCTATTCACACCGACAAAAAGATCCATGGCAGGGACGACCAAGCACCCCTATGCTCTCCACCGTCCAGAGCCGATTGCGCATTTCGCCCTCTCGACGGGGGCATTTTCAGACCCACCT GTTCGGCTGTACACTGCCAAGAAGATACATCAGCAGCTGGAGGTAGCCCGGACCCAGTTCATCCAGGCCAACGTCATGGTCAGGAAGCAGGTCCTCCTGCTGCCCAAGGTCCTGCACTACTACGCCAAGGACGCCACGCTCGAGCTGCGCCACCTCATGGAGCTGGTGTGCGAGAGCATGCCTGAGGCCCAGCGCTGCCTCCGGGTCAGGAGGATCGACAAGTGCGTGGAGTGGATGCCGTACAAGTCGTCCTTCAGATACGTTGTACATAGGGACCTGGCTGAGTAG
- the LOC133897925 gene encoding uncharacterized protein LOC133897925 isoform X2, giving the protein MERESRSGVLSETASCAGTPRLAHSSCSLQHRYSSRSILKTHEGALDMSPRFSYCKPTTHRDKLLHRRHSLNLPEQLLGHYSRKTAERTQKATSKSVADLVGEIAALEQEVIRKELHLLSLYRRTFDQYLSESRSFTSEVDQETLKNIDEGALRLRDIKHSAAINLPTVSNSEVSKSGSKHSSLVNFLSASISDYVPKISCKLSEDILSCIASVYCKLGSMPSQDADCMTSPSPSVSSSSTFSPMCRNDSWSPRYNFDSPRQYGFQKERNEQNIGMIIVPRIRIDADKFDFASKMLQTIRSLIQRLEKIDPMKMTHEEQLCFWINIHNALLMHAFLAYGLHDKHMKSTDMILKATYNVGGQSVNAQTIQNSILGCQSHRPSLWVRALFTPTKRSMAGTTKHPYALHRPEPIAHFALSTGAFSDPPVRLYTAKKIHQQLEVARTQFIQANVMVRKQVLLLPKVLHYYAKDATLELRHLMELVCESMPEAQRCLRVRRIDKCVEWMPYKSSFRYVVHRDLAE; this is encoded by the exons CATTCTGAAGACACATGAAGGTGCACTGGACATGTCACCGCGATTCTCCTATTGCAAGCCT ACCACCCATAGAGAtaagttactccacagaaggcaCTCACTTAACTTGCCAGAGCAATTGCTGGGCCATTACTCCAGAAAAACAGCAGAAAGAACCCAAAAGGCTACCTCAAAG TCTGTTGCAGATTTAGTTGGGGAGATTGCAGCTCTCGAGCAGGAAGTCATACGCAAGGAACTGCATCTGCTTTCTCTCTATAGAAGAACATTTGATCAATATCTATCTGAATCCCGCAGTTTCACAAGTGAG GTGGATCAAGAAACACTGAAAAACATCGACGAGGGTGCGCTTCGATTGAGGGATATCAAGCATTCCGCAGCCATCAATTTGCCAACCGTCTCAAATTCT GAGGTATCAAAATCAGGTTCAAAGCATTCCAGCCTTGTGAACTTCTTGAGTGCTTCTATTTCTGACTATGTACCTAAGATCTCATGCAAATTATCAGAGGACATTTTAAGCTGCATTGCCTCTGTCTACTGCAAACTTGGAAGCATGCCATCACAAGATGCAGACTGTATGACTTCACCGAGTCCTTCGGTTTCATCTTCAAGTACTTTTTCTCCGATGTGCCGTAATGATAGCTGGAGCCCTCGGTACAACTTTGATAGCCCTCGCCAATATGGATTCcagaaagagaggaatgaacAGAACATAGGCATGATTATTGTTCCGAGGATACGTATAGATGCTGACAAGTTTGATTTTGCCTCAAAAATGCTTCAGACTATCAG GTCCCTGATACAACGCCTCGAAAAAATTGACCCAATGAAGATGACACATGAGGAGCAGCTCTGCTTTTGGATCAACATCCACAATGCTTTACTGATGCAT GCTTTTCTGGCCTATGGTCTACATGATAAACACATGAAGAGCACAGATATGATTTTGAAG GCTACATATAATGTGGGTGGCCAATCAGTAAATGCTCAAACTATTCAGAACTCAATTCTTGGATGCCAATCCCATCGTCCATCATTG TGGGTTCGTGCGCTATTCACACCGACAAAAAGATCCATGGCAGGGACGACCAAGCACCCCTATGCTCTCCACCGTCCAGAGCCGATTGCGCATTTCGCCCTCTCGACGGGGGCATTTTCAGACCCACCT GTTCGGCTGTACACTGCCAAGAAGATACATCAGCAGCTGGAGGTAGCCCGGACCCAGTTCATCCAGGCCAACGTCATGGTCAGGAAGCAGGTCCTCCTGCTGCCCAAGGTCCTGCACTACTACGCCAAGGACGCCACGCTCGAGCTGCGCCACCTCATGGAGCTGGTGTGCGAGAGCATGCCTGAGGCCCAGCGCTGCCTCCGGGTCAGGAGGATCGACAAGTGCGTGGAGTGGATGCCGTACAAGTCGTCCTTCAGATACGTTGTACATAGGGACCTGGCTGAGTAG